From one Papio anubis isolate 15944 chromosome 12, Panubis1.0, whole genome shotgun sequence genomic stretch:
- the ROBO3 gene encoding roundabout homolog 3 isoform X2 encodes MGLGPAPYPWLADSWPHPSRSPSAQEPRGSCCPSNPDPDDRYYNEAGISLYLAQTARGTAAPGEGPVYSTIDPAGEELQTFHGGFPQHPLGDVGPWSQYAPPEWSQGDSGAKEGRVKLLGKPVQMPSLNWPEALPPPPPSCELSCLEGPEEELEGSSEPEEWCPPMPERSHLTEPSSSGGCLVTPSRRETPSPTPSYGQQSTATLTPSPPDPPQPPTDMPHLHQMPRRVPLGPSSPLSVSQPMLGIREGRPAGLGAGPAALPHLSPSPAPSIASSAPGRTWQGNGEMTPPLQGPRARFRKKPKALPYRRENSPGDLPPPPLPPPEEEASWALELRAAGSMSSLEREHSGERKVVQAMPLAAQRGPHPDEEAWLPYSRPSFLSRGQGTSTCSTAGSNSSRGSSSSRGSRGPGRSRSRSRSQSQRPGQKRREEPR; translated from the exons ATGGGCCTTGGCCCCGCCCCCTACCCATGGCTGGCAGATTCGTGGCCCCACCCATCTCGAAGCCCCTCAGCCCAGGAACCCAGGGGAAGCTGCTGCCCCAGCAATCCTGACCCGGACGACAGATATTACAATG AAGCAGGAATCTCCCTGTATCTGGCTCAGACGGCCCGGGGCACGGCCGCCCCGGGCGAGGGTCCTGTCTACAGCACCATTGACCCAGCGGGGGAGGAGCTGCAGACCTTCCATGGGGGCTTCCCCCAACATCCCTTAGGGGATGTGGGCCCCTGGAGCCAGTATGCTCCTCCAGAGTGGAGCCAGGGGGACAGTG gagccaagGAAGGCAGAGTGAAGCTTCTGGGGAAACCTGTgcagatgccctctctcaactGGCCAgaagccctgcccccacctcctccttcttGTGAACTGAGCTGCCTAGAGGGGCCCGAGGAGGAGCTGGAGGGCAG CTCAGAGCCAGAGGAGTGGTGCCCGCCAATGCCTGAGAGAAGCCACCTGACGGAGCCCAGCTCCAGTGGAGGGTGCCTGGTCACTCCATCCCGAAGGGAAACCCCCTCTCCCACACCCTCCTATGGACAGCAGTCCACAGCCACTCTTACCCCCTCACCTCCtgaccctccccagcccccaactGACATGCCCCATCTCCACCAGATGCCCAG GAGGGTGCCCCTTGGGCCGAGTTCCCCTCTCAGTGTATCCCAGCCCATGCTGGGCATCCGTGAAGGGAGgcctgctggcctgggtgctggcCCTGCAGCCTtgccccacctcagccccagTCCTGCCCCTAGCATAGCCAGCAGTGCCCCAG GCAGAACCTGGCAGGGGAATGGGGAGATGACTCCCCCACTTCAAGGACCCCGTGCTCGATTCCGGAAGAAACCCAAGGCTCTTCCCTACAGGAGGGAGAACAGTCCTGGGG ACTTGCCCCCACCACCCTTGCCACCGCCAGAGGAAGAGGCGAGCTGGGCCCTAGAGCTGAGAGCAGCAGGCAGCATGTCTTCCCTGGAGCGGGAGCACAGTGGAGAGAGAAAAGTGGTACAGGCCATGCCCCTGGCAGCCCAGCGGGGTCCCCACCCGGATG AAGAGGCCTGGCTCCCGTACAGCAGACCAAGCTTCCTTTCCCGGGGCCAGGGCACCAGCACCTGTTCCACGGCTGGCAGCAACTCTTCCAGGGGCTCCAGCAGCTCTAGGGGATCCCGGGGCCCTGGCCGGAGCCGGAGTCGGAGCCGGAGCCAGAGCCAAAGGCCGGGACAGAAACGCCGAGAG GAACCAAGATGA
- the ROBO3 gene encoding roundabout homolog 3 isoform X3, translating into MTSTERPLFFLPAAAPGGGSMATSHPNATATVPRLPNIATSLSFAGLFRLSVPNAHLLSLRPPMGLGPAPYPWLADSWPHPSRSPSAQEPRGSCCPSNPDPDDRYYNGAKEGRVKLLGKPVQMPSLNWPEALPPPPPSCELSCLEGPEEELEGSSEPEEWCPPMPERSHLTEPSSSGGCLVTPSRRETPSPTPSYGQQSTATLTPSPPDPPQPPTDMPHLHQMPRRVPLGPSSPLSVSQPMLGIREGRPAGLGAGPAALPHLSPSPAPSIASSAPGRTWQGNGEMTPPLQGPRARFRKKPKALPYRRENSPGDLPPPPLPPPEEEASWALELRAAGSMSSLEREHSGERKVVQAMPLAAQRGPHPDEEAWLPYSRPSFLSRGQGTSTCSTAGSNSSRGSSSSRGSRGPGRSRSRSRSQSQRPGQKRREEPR; encoded by the exons ATGACCTCCACCGAGAGGCCACTCTTCTTCCTCCCCGCTGCCGCCCCAGGTGGAGGGAGCATGGCCACTTCCCACCCCAACGCCACCGCCACTGTCCCGCGACTCCCAAATATCGCCACCTCCCTTTCCTTTGCTGGCCTCTTCAGGCTCTCCGTCCCCAACGCTCACCTGCTCTCACTCAGGCCACCCATGGGCCTTGGCCCCGCCCCCTACCCATGGCTGGCAGATTCGTGGCCCCACCCATCTCGAAGCCCCTCAGCCCAGGAACCCAGGGGAAGCTGCTGCCCCAGCAATCCTGACCCGGACGACAGATATTACAATG gagccaagGAAGGCAGAGTGAAGCTTCTGGGGAAACCTGTgcagatgccctctctcaactGGCCAgaagccctgcccccacctcctccttcttGTGAACTGAGCTGCCTAGAGGGGCCCGAGGAGGAGCTGGAGGGCAG CTCAGAGCCAGAGGAGTGGTGCCCGCCAATGCCTGAGAGAAGCCACCTGACGGAGCCCAGCTCCAGTGGAGGGTGCCTGGTCACTCCATCCCGAAGGGAAACCCCCTCTCCCACACCCTCCTATGGACAGCAGTCCACAGCCACTCTTACCCCCTCACCTCCtgaccctccccagcccccaactGACATGCCCCATCTCCACCAGATGCCCAG GAGGGTGCCCCTTGGGCCGAGTTCCCCTCTCAGTGTATCCCAGCCCATGCTGGGCATCCGTGAAGGGAGgcctgctggcctgggtgctggcCCTGCAGCCTtgccccacctcagccccagTCCTGCCCCTAGCATAGCCAGCAGTGCCCCAG GCAGAACCTGGCAGGGGAATGGGGAGATGACTCCCCCACTTCAAGGACCCCGTGCTCGATTCCGGAAGAAACCCAAGGCTCTTCCCTACAGGAGGGAGAACAGTCCTGGGG ACTTGCCCCCACCACCCTTGCCACCGCCAGAGGAAGAGGCGAGCTGGGCCCTAGAGCTGAGAGCAGCAGGCAGCATGTCTTCCCTGGAGCGGGAGCACAGTGGAGAGAGAAAAGTGGTACAGGCCATGCCCCTGGCAGCCCAGCGGGGTCCCCACCCGGATG AAGAGGCCTGGCTCCCGTACAGCAGACCAAGCTTCCTTTCCCGGGGCCAGGGCACCAGCACCTGTTCCACGGCTGGCAGCAACTCTTCCAGGGGCTCCAGCAGCTCTAGGGGATCCCGGGGCCCTGGCCGGAGCCGGAGTCGGAGCCGGAGCCAGAGCCAAAGGCCGGGACAGAAACGCCGAGAG GAACCAAGATGA
- the ROBO3 gene encoding roundabout homolog 3 isoform X4 has product MGLGPAPYPWLADSWPHPSRSPSAQEPRGSCCPSNPDPDDRYYNGAKEGRVKLLGKPVQMPSLNWPEALPPPPPSCELSCLEGPEEELEGSSEPEEWCPPMPERSHLTEPSSSGGCLVTPSRRETPSPTPSYGQQSTATLTPSPPDPPQPPTDMPHLHQMPRRVPLGPSSPLSVSQPMLGIREGRPAGLGAGPAALPHLSPSPAPSIASSAPGRTWQGNGEMTPPLQGPRARFRKKPKALPYRRENSPGDLPPPPLPPPEEEASWALELRAAGSMSSLEREHSGERKVVQAMPLAAQRGPHPDEEAWLPYSRPSFLSRGQGTSTCSTAGSNSSRGSSSSRGSRGPGRSRSRSRSQSQRPGQKRREEPR; this is encoded by the exons ATGGGCCTTGGCCCCGCCCCCTACCCATGGCTGGCAGATTCGTGGCCCCACCCATCTCGAAGCCCCTCAGCCCAGGAACCCAGGGGAAGCTGCTGCCCCAGCAATCCTGACCCGGACGACAGATATTACAATG gagccaagGAAGGCAGAGTGAAGCTTCTGGGGAAACCTGTgcagatgccctctctcaactGGCCAgaagccctgcccccacctcctccttcttGTGAACTGAGCTGCCTAGAGGGGCCCGAGGAGGAGCTGGAGGGCAG CTCAGAGCCAGAGGAGTGGTGCCCGCCAATGCCTGAGAGAAGCCACCTGACGGAGCCCAGCTCCAGTGGAGGGTGCCTGGTCACTCCATCCCGAAGGGAAACCCCCTCTCCCACACCCTCCTATGGACAGCAGTCCACAGCCACTCTTACCCCCTCACCTCCtgaccctccccagcccccaactGACATGCCCCATCTCCACCAGATGCCCAG GAGGGTGCCCCTTGGGCCGAGTTCCCCTCTCAGTGTATCCCAGCCCATGCTGGGCATCCGTGAAGGGAGgcctgctggcctgggtgctggcCCTGCAGCCTtgccccacctcagccccagTCCTGCCCCTAGCATAGCCAGCAGTGCCCCAG GCAGAACCTGGCAGGGGAATGGGGAGATGACTCCCCCACTTCAAGGACCCCGTGCTCGATTCCGGAAGAAACCCAAGGCTCTTCCCTACAGGAGGGAGAACAGTCCTGGGG ACTTGCCCCCACCACCCTTGCCACCGCCAGAGGAAGAGGCGAGCTGGGCCCTAGAGCTGAGAGCAGCAGGCAGCATGTCTTCCCTGGAGCGGGAGCACAGTGGAGAGAGAAAAGTGGTACAGGCCATGCCCCTGGCAGCCCAGCGGGGTCCCCACCCGGATG AAGAGGCCTGGCTCCCGTACAGCAGACCAAGCTTCCTTTCCCGGGGCCAGGGCACCAGCACCTGTTCCACGGCTGGCAGCAACTCTTCCAGGGGCTCCAGCAGCTCTAGGGGATCCCGGGGCCCTGGCCGGAGCCGGAGTCGGAGCCGGAGCCAGAGCCAAAGGCCGGGACAGAAACGCCGAGAG GAACCAAGATGA
- the ROBO3 gene encoding roundabout homolog 3 isoform X1, whose translation MTSTERPLFFLPAAAPGGGSMATSHPNATATVPRLPNIATSLSFAGLFRLSVPNAHLLSLRPPMGLGPAPYPWLADSWPHPSRSPSAQEPRGSCCPSNPDPDDRYYNEAGISLYLAQTARGTAAPGEGPVYSTIDPAGEELQTFHGGFPQHPLGDVGPWSQYAPPEWSQGDSGAKEGRVKLLGKPVQMPSLNWPEALPPPPPSCELSCLEGPEEELEGSSEPEEWCPPMPERSHLTEPSSSGGCLVTPSRRETPSPTPSYGQQSTATLTPSPPDPPQPPTDMPHLHQMPRRVPLGPSSPLSVSQPMLGIREGRPAGLGAGPAALPHLSPSPAPSIASSAPGRTWQGNGEMTPPLQGPRARFRKKPKALPYRRENSPGDLPPPPLPPPEEEASWALELRAAGSMSSLEREHSGERKVVQAMPLAAQRGPHPDEEAWLPYSRPSFLSRGQGTSTCSTAGSNSSRGSSSSRGSRGPGRSRSRSRSQSQRPGQKRREEPR comes from the exons ATGACCTCCACCGAGAGGCCACTCTTCTTCCTCCCCGCTGCCGCCCCAGGTGGAGGGAGCATGGCCACTTCCCACCCCAACGCCACCGCCACTGTCCCGCGACTCCCAAATATCGCCACCTCCCTTTCCTTTGCTGGCCTCTTCAGGCTCTCCGTCCCCAACGCTCACCTGCTCTCACTCAGGCCACCCATGGGCCTTGGCCCCGCCCCCTACCCATGGCTGGCAGATTCGTGGCCCCACCCATCTCGAAGCCCCTCAGCCCAGGAACCCAGGGGAAGCTGCTGCCCCAGCAATCCTGACCCGGACGACAGATATTACAATG AAGCAGGAATCTCCCTGTATCTGGCTCAGACGGCCCGGGGCACGGCCGCCCCGGGCGAGGGTCCTGTCTACAGCACCATTGACCCAGCGGGGGAGGAGCTGCAGACCTTCCATGGGGGCTTCCCCCAACATCCCTTAGGGGATGTGGGCCCCTGGAGCCAGTATGCTCCTCCAGAGTGGAGCCAGGGGGACAGTG gagccaagGAAGGCAGAGTGAAGCTTCTGGGGAAACCTGTgcagatgccctctctcaactGGCCAgaagccctgcccccacctcctccttcttGTGAACTGAGCTGCCTAGAGGGGCCCGAGGAGGAGCTGGAGGGCAG CTCAGAGCCAGAGGAGTGGTGCCCGCCAATGCCTGAGAGAAGCCACCTGACGGAGCCCAGCTCCAGTGGAGGGTGCCTGGTCACTCCATCCCGAAGGGAAACCCCCTCTCCCACACCCTCCTATGGACAGCAGTCCACAGCCACTCTTACCCCCTCACCTCCtgaccctccccagcccccaactGACATGCCCCATCTCCACCAGATGCCCAG GAGGGTGCCCCTTGGGCCGAGTTCCCCTCTCAGTGTATCCCAGCCCATGCTGGGCATCCGTGAAGGGAGgcctgctggcctgggtgctggcCCTGCAGCCTtgccccacctcagccccagTCCTGCCCCTAGCATAGCCAGCAGTGCCCCAG GCAGAACCTGGCAGGGGAATGGGGAGATGACTCCCCCACTTCAAGGACCCCGTGCTCGATTCCGGAAGAAACCCAAGGCTCTTCCCTACAGGAGGGAGAACAGTCCTGGGG ACTTGCCCCCACCACCCTTGCCACCGCCAGAGGAAGAGGCGAGCTGGGCCCTAGAGCTGAGAGCAGCAGGCAGCATGTCTTCCCTGGAGCGGGAGCACAGTGGAGAGAGAAAAGTGGTACAGGCCATGCCCCTGGCAGCCCAGCGGGGTCCCCACCCGGATG AAGAGGCCTGGCTCCCGTACAGCAGACCAAGCTTCCTTTCCCGGGGCCAGGGCACCAGCACCTGTTCCACGGCTGGCAGCAACTCTTCCAGGGGCTCCAGCAGCTCTAGGGGATCCCGGGGCCCTGGCCGGAGCCGGAGTCGGAGCCGGAGCCAGAGCCAAAGGCCGGGACAGAAACGCCGAGAG GAACCAAGATGA